The following are encoded together in the Saliniramus fredricksonii genome:
- a CDS encoding TRAP transporter substrate-binding protein yields MKRHLLTAFLTLAVTSAPAAAQEFTFRFASLTPEGGYVHENHLRPFAEAVMADSDGRISIDLQPVGVFGTPAQAYELVESGVIDMAWTVQGYTGGRFPQSSVFELPFLFDRAEHGSAALWTMYEEGHFDRDYGSVKPLALYMHRPYGLFTTGRVVETVEDMSGLRVRTPSAVVGEALELLGATQVGMQVTEMPEALRLGTIDSSVFPWEAITLFGLEDSLSILTDAQIAAPRFIVLMNRDSYERLPDDLKEVIDDHAGLDFSRAIGAGLDARELEDKARFDEMEGYQVIELDDAVREEMITLTTPLLETWKSDMEQRGVDGAAMFEQAQKLISDMQ; encoded by the coding sequence ATGAAACGACATCTTCTCACAGCTTTTCTGACCCTAGCCGTCACTTCGGCGCCCGCTGCCGCACAGGAATTCACCTTTCGCTTCGCAAGCCTAACCCCGGAAGGCGGCTATGTGCATGAAAATCATCTCCGGCCATTCGCCGAAGCAGTGATGGCCGATAGCGATGGTCGCATTTCCATCGACCTTCAGCCCGTCGGCGTTTTCGGAACGCCTGCGCAAGCCTACGAACTCGTTGAGAGCGGGGTCATCGATATGGCCTGGACGGTGCAGGGCTACACGGGTGGGCGTTTTCCGCAATCGAGCGTCTTCGAGCTTCCCTTTCTCTTCGATCGTGCCGAGCACGGTTCAGCTGCATTGTGGACAATGTATGAGGAAGGTCATTTTGACCGGGATTACGGCAGCGTAAAGCCATTGGCACTCTACATGCATCGCCCCTATGGCCTGTTCACCACGGGTCGGGTCGTCGAAACTGTGGAAGACATGAGCGGATTGCGCGTGCGCACCCCGTCCGCCGTGGTCGGGGAGGCGCTGGAACTACTCGGTGCGACACAGGTCGGCATGCAGGTCACTGAGATGCCCGAAGCGTTGCGGTTGGGCACGATCGACAGCTCGGTCTTTCCTTGGGAAGCGATCACTCTCTTCGGTCTGGAGGATAGCCTGTCGATTTTGACCGATGCCCAGATCGCCGCACCGCGCTTTATCGTGCTTATGAACCGCGATAGCTATGAACGCCTGCCGGACGATCTGAAAGAGGTCATTGACGATCATGCTGGCCTAGACTTTTCGCGTGCAATCGGCGCGGGGCTCGATGCGCGCGAACTCGAGGACAAGGCACGTTTCGACGAAATGGAGGGTTATCAGGTGATTGAGCTCGACGACGCCGTTCGCGAGGAGATGATCACCTTAACCACTCCGTTGCTCGAAACTTGGAAATCTGACATGGAGCAACGTGGAGTCGATGGCGCTGCCATGTTCGAGCAAGCGCAGAAGCTTATCTCCGATATGCAATAA
- a CDS encoding IS110 family transposase, which produces MDNISIIGLDLAKRVFQAHGARADGSVGFRKKLGRSQVLGFFAKQPRCIVAMEACATAHEWGRAIGELGHEVRLIPPIYVKPFVKRQKNDAADAEAIAEAAGRPTMRFVAVKSEAQQAKAMAFRTRDLLVKQRTQLINALRGHLAEHGLIAPQGPAHVKVLADALEAAGSRLETLVIELGRLYLEQIELLSGRIADLDKVLKREAAREEDTARLMTMPGVGPLTAMAVQTFAPPMETFRRGRDFAAWTGLVPVQRSTGGKQILGRTSKMGQRDIRRLLIIGAMSVVRWAVRKGAPEGSWLARMLARKPRMVVAIALANKMARGIWAMSTRGENFRGPVAAV; this is translated from the coding sequence ATGGACAACATTAGCATCATCGGCCTTGACCTCGCAAAGCGGGTCTTCCAGGCGCACGGCGCGCGAGCGGACGGTAGCGTCGGCTTCCGCAAGAAGCTGGGTCGCTCGCAGGTTCTCGGCTTCTTTGCCAAGCAGCCGCGCTGCATCGTTGCTATGGAAGCGTGTGCGACGGCCCACGAGTGGGGCCGCGCGATCGGCGAGCTCGGTCACGAGGTCCGCCTGATCCCGCCGATCTACGTCAAGCCGTTCGTCAAGCGGCAGAAGAACGACGCGGCCGACGCAGAGGCGATAGCCGAGGCGGCGGGTCGCCCGACCATGCGCTTCGTCGCGGTCAAATCCGAGGCGCAGCAGGCGAAGGCGATGGCTTTCCGGACGCGGGACCTCCTCGTCAAGCAGCGCACGCAGCTCATCAACGCACTGCGGGGCCACCTCGCCGAGCACGGCCTCATAGCGCCGCAGGGGCCGGCTCATGTCAAGGTGCTGGCGGACGCGCTGGAGGCAGCCGGCTCGCGTCTCGAGACGCTCGTGATCGAGCTGGGGCGCCTCTATCTCGAGCAGATCGAACTGCTCTCCGGCAGGATCGCGGATCTCGACAAGGTGCTGAAGCGCGAAGCGGCGCGGGAAGAAGACACCGCACGACTGATGACCATGCCTGGCGTGGGCCCGCTGACTGCGATGGCGGTCCAGACCTTCGCCCCGCCGATGGAGACGTTCAGGCGTGGACGCGACTTCGCAGCCTGGACGGGGCTCGTCCCTGTCCAGCGATCGACCGGTGGGAAGCAGATCCTCGGACGAACGTCCAAGATGGGGCAGCGCGACATACGGCGTCTCCTGATCATCGGCGCGATGTCGGTGGTCCGCTGGGCCGTCAGGAAGGGCGCGCCGGAAGGCAGTTGGCTCGCACGCATGCTGGCCCGCAAGCCACGCATGGTCGTCGCCATCGCGCTGGCCAATAAGATGGCGCGCGGGATCTGGGCGATGTCGACGCGGGGAGAGAACTTCAGGGGTCCGGTCGCCGCGGTCTGA
- the trhA gene encoding PAQR family membrane homeostasis protein TrhA, which produces MRSAFTPPASVRWTHDRAELWADGAVHVAGLVAALIGVAFLMSVAAPGAETALAIALGIYAAGLVAVKAISALYNMWPASRVKWVLRRFDHAAIYLLIAGTYTPFLVLLDDRGSATILLAVIWLIAVIGGALKIGLPGRFDRLSIILYLGLGWSGLAAGGVVYQSLSATTLTLIAAGGIVYSTGVIFHLWKGLRFHNAIWHVFVLAGSALFYAAIWDATLARAAA; this is translated from the coding sequence ATGCGATCTGCCTTCACGCCGCCGGCGAGCGTCAGATGGACCCATGACCGGGCCGAACTCTGGGCCGACGGGGCGGTGCATGTGGCGGGGCTCGTCGCCGCGCTGATCGGCGTCGCTTTTCTGATGAGTGTCGCCGCCCCGGGAGCGGAAACGGCGCTTGCCATCGCGCTGGGTATCTATGCAGCCGGCCTCGTCGCCGTGAAGGCGATTTCCGCGCTCTACAACATGTGGCCCGCCTCGCGCGTGAAATGGGTGCTGCGCCGCTTCGACCACGCGGCGATCTACCTCCTGATCGCAGGCACTTACACGCCTTTTCTGGTCCTGCTCGACGACCGCGGCAGCGCGACGATCCTGCTGGCGGTGATCTGGCTGATCGCAGTGATCGGCGGCGCCCTGAAGATCGGATTGCCCGGGCGCTTCGACCGGTTGTCGATCATTCTCTATCTCGGGCTGGGCTGGAGCGGCCTGGCGGCGGGGGGCGTCGTCTACCAATCGCTTTCTGCGACGACACTGACGCTGATTGCGGCCGGCGGCATCGTCTATTCCACCGGCGTGATATTCCATCTGTGGAAGGGATTGCGCTTTCACAACGCCATCTGGCACGTCTTCGTGTTGGCCGGCAGTGCGCTGTTCTATGCGGCGATCTGGGATGCCACGCTGGCGCGTGCCGCAGCCTGA
- a CDS encoding TRAP transporter large permease, whose translation MTEQAWTGIYGFGVLLTLVGIGVPVGIAMGLVGFGGLWLLLGATPAFNTLGITASSNLASASLVVVPLFVMMGLLAGYAGMSTQLFRAANAFVGHIRGGLTMATIATCAGFGAICGSSLATAATMSKVALPEMRRHGYNDSLATGTIAVGSTLGILIPPSIMLILYAIITETPLGDLFIAALLPGLMAVVFYIVTIVIVTFLNPAAAPAGPRSDWSARLRGLRDIGGVTTLFLLVIGGIYGGIFTPTEAAAVGAFGTFMFFLARCGLDWRGLRGVLLETAGTTAMIFLIVIGAGLFSFFMSISGLPRVFSAAVIDLGLSPLMILFTIMALYIFLGCFIDSIGMMTLTVPILLPLVVSIAPELGMTPRDAAIWFGIFVIIAIEIGLVTPPFGLNVFIIKGTTPGLNLTTIYLGVVPFWLADVVRLVLLILFPVLTLYLPSLR comes from the coding sequence ATGACCGAGCAGGCATGGACGGGAATCTACGGTTTTGGCGTACTTCTGACTCTCGTCGGCATAGGCGTTCCGGTCGGAATCGCAATGGGTTTGGTGGGATTTGGTGGGCTATGGCTGCTGCTCGGCGCAACACCCGCATTCAACACCCTCGGCATTACGGCTTCGAGCAATCTCGCTTCGGCAAGTCTGGTGGTGGTGCCACTGTTTGTGATGATGGGGCTGCTCGCGGGCTATGCAGGCATGTCGACACAGCTTTTTCGCGCTGCTAATGCCTTCGTTGGACATATCCGTGGCGGGCTGACGATGGCGACGATCGCCACTTGTGCCGGCTTTGGTGCTATATGCGGTTCATCACTGGCAACGGCGGCGACCATGTCCAAGGTGGCCCTCCCCGAAATGCGTCGACACGGCTACAATGACAGTCTTGCGACGGGAACGATCGCGGTCGGCAGTACGCTCGGCATATTGATCCCGCCATCGATCATGCTAATCCTCTATGCCATCATTACCGAGACCCCTCTCGGGGACCTGTTCATCGCTGCCCTTTTGCCCGGATTGATGGCAGTAGTCTTCTACATCGTGACGATCGTGATCGTCACGTTCCTCAATCCAGCCGCAGCACCCGCCGGACCGCGCTCGGACTGGAGCGCGCGATTACGAGGCCTGCGCGATATCGGCGGTGTCACCACGCTTTTTCTGCTAGTGATCGGAGGAATCTACGGCGGAATCTTCACTCCAACCGAGGCTGCTGCTGTCGGGGCATTCGGGACTTTCATGTTCTTCCTAGCGCGCTGCGGTCTGGACTGGCGCGGCTTGCGCGGTGTTCTTCTTGAGACTGCAGGCACCACCGCGATGATCTTTCTTATCGTGATCGGTGCCGGTTTGTTCAGCTTCTTCATGTCGATATCCGGTCTGCCACGCGTATTTTCGGCTGCAGTGATCGATCTCGGCCTGTCGCCGTTGATGATACTCTTCACGATCATGGCTCTCTACATCTTCCTGGGCTGCTTTATCGACAGCATCGGAATGATGACACTAACGGTGCCAATTCTTCTGCCGCTTGTCGTGAGCATTGCTCCCGAACTCGGCATGACCCCGCGAGACGCTGCGATATGGTTTGGAATCTTCGTGATCATCGCCATTGAAATCGGCCTGGTCACCCCGCCTTTCGGCCTGAATGTCTTCATTATCAAGGGAACCACGCCCGGTCTGAACCTGACGACGATCTATCTTGGCGTGGTCCCATTCTGGCTGGCCGACGTGGTTCGGCTGGTGCTCCTGATCCTGTTTCCGGTGCTAACGCTTTACTTGCCGTCATTGCGCTAG
- a CDS encoding IS701 family transposase: protein MGISDWSGTSVNWAAALVAFKQALAPIFPRVETWRSAGAFIDGVLSGVERKTGWMLAEQAGLERPYRIQSLLGRSSWDSDQLCTLIRDQAVDALGDNGVLVIDETGFVKKGDRSVGVARQYSGTAGRIENCQIGVFCAYASRYGQTLIDRRLYLPKAWAEDIERRRRVGIPDDIAFSTKPAIAREMIASALDSGLQCAFVLADSVYGSDYTLRRMLEDRGQPYVLAVRSNQHLRFLQADWGLIQTDPATIAAELPKKAWTALSAGEGAKGPRLYHWARVSLGWATPEGFERWLLMRRNLRNRDEIAYYFAFVREGTSLADMAGAAGLRWTIEECFLRAKDDLGLDHCEARSWHGWHRHMALVMAAALFLAQIAAEQRKTAYATDAESKRDKTSPDRTAA from the coding sequence ATGGGTATTTCGGACTGGTCTGGAACATCGGTGAACTGGGCGGCGGCGTTGGTGGCTTTCAAGCAAGCGCTGGCGCCGATTTTTCCGCGTGTGGAAACATGGCGATCGGCAGGGGCCTTCATTGATGGTGTGCTGTCCGGTGTCGAACGCAAGACGGGCTGGATGCTGGCGGAGCAGGCGGGTCTTGAGCGTCCCTACCGGATCCAGTCCCTTCTCGGTCGAAGCAGTTGGGACAGTGATCAGCTTTGCACCCTCATCCGCGATCAGGCAGTCGATGCGTTGGGGGACAACGGCGTTCTGGTCATCGATGAGACCGGTTTCGTGAAGAAGGGCGATCGCTCGGTCGGGGTGGCGCGTCAGTATTCCGGAACTGCCGGCCGGATCGAGAACTGCCAGATCGGCGTTTTCTGCGCCTATGCCAGCCGCTACGGCCAGACATTGATCGACCGGCGGCTGTATCTGCCGAAGGCTTGGGCGGAGGATATCGAGCGTCGTCGGCGTGTCGGGATTCCCGACGACATTGCCTTCTCCACGAAGCCGGCCATCGCCCGCGAGATGATCGCAAGCGCTCTCGATAGCGGCCTGCAATGTGCGTTCGTACTCGCCGATTCAGTTTATGGAAGCGATTACACGCTTCGCCGAATGCTGGAGGATCGCGGGCAGCCGTATGTTCTCGCGGTCCGATCCAACCAACACCTGCGCTTCCTGCAGGCCGACTGGGGCCTGATCCAGACAGATCCGGCAACGATTGCGGCGGAACTTCCCAAGAAAGCCTGGACGGCGCTCAGTGCGGGCGAAGGTGCCAAGGGCCCCCGTTTGTATCATTGGGCACGGGTCTCATTGGGCTGGGCCACGCCGGAGGGGTTCGAGAGGTGGCTTCTCATGCGCCGTAATCTGCGCAATCGCGATGAAATCGCCTACTACTTCGCTTTCGTCCGAGAGGGAACGAGCCTTGCCGACATGGCAGGCGCTGCCGGGTTGCGATGGACCATCGAGGAATGCTTCCTGCGTGCCAAGGACGATCTTGGCCTCGATCATTGCGAGGCCCGCTCCTGGCATGGTTGGCACCGACACATGGCCCTCGTCATGGCCGCAGCCCTGTTCCTCGCACAGATCGCCGCAGAACAACGAAAGACCGCCTACGCCACCGATGCTGAGAGCAAACGGGACAAAACGAGTCCGGACCGAACAGCCGCATGA
- a CDS encoding IS256 family transposase, whose amino-acid sequence MTKTNMDLSELLAKHDQGDFLRSVAEAVLQLIMEADVEGLIGAGKHERSGERTTWRNGYRERALDTRLGTLNLRVPKLRQGSYFPGFLEARKTSEQALVAVIQEAWISGVSTRRVDELVQAMGLSGISKSTVSKLCKDIDERVGEFLNRPLTGEWPYLWLDATYLKVRQGGRIVPVAAIIAVAANTEGRREIIGLGIGPSEAETFWTEFLRSLRVRGLGGVRLVISDAHTGLKAAIARVFEATWQRCRVHWMRNALAHVSRGQHTVVAAAIRQAFDQPDRTHAGETWRKVAEQLRPRWPKLADLMDASEHDVLAYMSFPRQHRTKLHSTNPIERLNKEVKRRADVVGIFPNEASIMRLIGAVLFEQNDEWQTSSRYMMVEAFAQIDKEEIDPILSITTKAA is encoded by the coding sequence ATGACCAAGACGAACATGGACCTGTCCGAACTTCTGGCCAAGCACGATCAGGGAGACTTTCTGCGCAGCGTTGCCGAGGCCGTCCTGCAGCTGATCATGGAGGCGGATGTCGAAGGCCTGATCGGCGCTGGCAAGCACGAGCGCAGCGGCGAACGCACGACGTGGCGTAACGGGTATCGAGAGCGCGCTCTCGATACCCGTCTGGGCACGCTGAACCTGCGGGTTCCCAAGCTGCGTCAAGGCAGTTACTTCCCGGGCTTTCTCGAAGCGCGCAAGACCTCGGAACAGGCGCTGGTGGCCGTCATCCAGGAGGCGTGGATCAGTGGTGTCTCGACCCGTCGCGTCGATGAGCTGGTGCAGGCCATGGGGCTGAGCGGCATTTCGAAGAGCACGGTGTCGAAGCTGTGCAAGGACATCGACGAACGTGTCGGCGAGTTCCTGAACCGCCCGCTCACCGGCGAATGGCCCTATCTCTGGCTCGACGCCACCTATCTGAAGGTGCGCCAGGGCGGACGGATCGTACCAGTCGCCGCAATAATCGCCGTGGCCGCCAACACCGAGGGACGCCGTGAGATCATCGGCCTCGGTATCGGCCCGTCCGAGGCCGAGACATTCTGGACCGAGTTCCTTCGATCCCTGCGCGTTCGCGGCCTGGGGGGCGTCAGACTGGTCATCAGCGACGCGCATACAGGCCTCAAAGCCGCCATCGCCCGGGTCTTCGAAGCAACCTGGCAACGCTGTCGCGTCCACTGGATGCGCAACGCCCTGGCCCATGTCTCGCGTGGTCAGCATACTGTCGTCGCCGCTGCCATCCGACAGGCCTTCGATCAACCCGACCGCACCCATGCCGGCGAAACCTGGCGCAAGGTCGCAGAGCAACTGCGCCCGCGCTGGCCAAAACTGGCCGATCTCATGGATGCCAGCGAGCACGACGTGCTGGCCTACATGTCATTCCCGCGCCAGCATCGCACCAAACTGCACAGCACGAACCCAATTGAACGTCTGAACAAGGAGGTCAAGCGACGCGCCGACGTCGTCGGGATCTTCCCCAATGAAGCATCCATCATGCGTTTGATCGGCGCCGTGCTCTTCGAGCAGAATGACGAATGGCAGACATCAAGCCGCTACATGATGGTCGAGGCATTCGCACAGATCGACAAGGAGGAGATCGATCCCATCCTCAGCATAACCACAAAAGCCGCCTGA
- the mutM gene encoding bifunctional DNA-formamidopyrimidine glycosylase/DNA-(apurinic or apyrimidinic site) lyase, translating into MPELPEVETVRRGLQPAMEGRRITQMRVNRPDLRFPFPARFAARLTGARIDSLERRAKYLVARLSTGEALIMHLGMTGRFLIETPEALVAPGAFHREPGAGAIHDHVIFSLEGDARVTYNDVRRFGYMDLVPLDGLAECRHFKGLGLEPLGNTLSGAMIAKLFAGKFAPLKAALLDQRLIAGLGNIYVCEALFRARLHPEAPAGSIATKTGRPRASAHRLAETIRDVLTEAVAAGGSTLRDFAHTDGTLGYFQHAFRVYDREGKPCVTSGCGGTVTRIVQSGRSTFYCPLCQKR; encoded by the coding sequence ATGCCGGAACTGCCTGAAGTCGAAACGGTCCGGCGGGGGCTTCAGCCTGCCATGGAAGGGCGGCGGATCACGCAGATGCGGGTGAACCGGCCCGATCTGCGTTTCCCCTTCCCTGCCCGCTTCGCCGCGCGGCTCACCGGCGCGCGGATCGATTCGCTGGAGCGCCGGGCGAAATATCTGGTGGCGCGGCTCTCCACAGGCGAGGCGCTGATCATGCATCTGGGCATGACGGGTCGCTTCCTGATCGAGACGCCGGAGGCCCTGGTCGCCCCCGGCGCGTTCCACCGCGAGCCGGGCGCCGGAGCGATCCACGACCATGTGATCTTCTCGCTCGAAGGCGATGCCCGCGTCACCTATAACGATGTGCGCCGCTTCGGCTATATGGATCTCGTCCCGCTCGACGGCCTCGCGGAATGCAGGCATTTCAAGGGTCTGGGGCTGGAGCCGCTCGGCAATACGCTCTCGGGCGCTATGATCGCGAAACTGTTTGCCGGCAAGTTCGCCCCGCTCAAGGCGGCCTTGCTCGACCAGCGGCTGATCGCGGGGCTGGGCAATATCTATGTCTGCGAGGCTTTGTTTCGCGCCCGCCTCCACCCGGAAGCGCCGGCCGGCAGCATCGCCACGAAGACCGGGCGCCCGCGCGCTTCGGCGCATCGGCTCGCGGAAACGATCCGCGACGTTCTCACCGAGGCTGTTGCTGCCGGCGGCTCGACCCTGCGTGACTTCGCCCATACCGATGGCACGCTCGGCTATTTCCAGCACGCTTTCCGTGTCTATGACCGCGAGGGCAAGCCCTGCGTCACGTCGGGCTGCGGCGGTACGGTGACGCGTATCGTGCAATCGGGCCGCTCGACCTTCTACTGCCCGCTCTGCCAGAAGCGCTGA